From a single Drosophila sulfurigaster albostrigata strain 15112-1811.04 chromosome 3, ASM2355843v2, whole genome shotgun sequence genomic region:
- the LOC133840990 gene encoding uncharacterized protein LOC133840990 isoform X1 produces the protein MSDAGGAPNSSHGGYQKLPPGWDCKYDQTTGNCYYINYLTKAMQLEDPRNGRNYKQLHNERCSTESIALQPLTQSSHHGSPFHVVYPSNNLTAVRAFQEREQRQQPALHNLSTSPLLSASSRGQLEMSSPLPFQRARLASNMSRRSTIQETSFSHQQQIDTHAVVTKIQNMFPTADENHIRLLLKRYYNREAVVISALQVEKHPVTMPGPFVTPPAQRHLFHSNSAFYMTPPARRLDMGASRVTVTQSQSRTASPLPGGRLGSLMSMHSGPSAHGHGHGAGTAPAATATATALHGSPQWRSSPKPHSSPKMKLRYMKNIFPKADEMLLLDTLANADNNVQFASEKLISLGYTKREMQLPHRPNNRPPQLGQDQEQANDQAVQHIPLRPKEYTAAEKTDMEALLKEKYPQIAERIILMALESVNYAEDRATQILQIVQDEDEQRSKKHATPKSLPQECSNMLQVEQVDGGNIAAHSKPHKVHRHLPSINLITPTTATTQILLSNSPMQEEQADQQAKPQPQPASAASSSASSSHSYVSPQAPQSPIISYEPLTTKRILAKSNNNTKNNNFSISGYLHGSTTTTTSTYSSYNASMTSSSLASASASASASASSITKAIECRSRAKTGSLKHRPPHAAHLENAQNADSTEFQSLIERMASLGPNSQLTKGANENLLLADYVTWNGPNTPLTQKHSAQGADANLLLVASERGYKATGRNEQLCKGAKQELAKGSIYAPGKSANIKCN, from the exons ATGAGCGATGCAGGCGGCGCACCCAATAGCAGTCATGGTGGCTATCAGAAGCTGCCGCCCGGCTGGGACTGTAAATATGATCAGACAACGGGCAACTG CTATTACATAAACTATCTGACCAAGGCCATGCAGCTGGAGGATCCGCGCAACGGCCGCAACTACAAACAGTTGCACAACGAACGCTGCTCCACAGAGTCCATTGCGCTGCAG cCCTTGACGCAGAGCTCGCACCACGGTTCGCCATTCCACGTCGTCTATCCCAGCAACAATTTGACGGCCGTGCGCGCTTTCCAGGAGCGTGAGCAACGTCAGCAGCCCGCATTGCACAATCTATCCACCAGCCCACTGCTCTCCGCATCCTCGCGAGGACAACTG GAAATGTCGTCGCCACTGCCTTTCCAGCGTGCTCGTTTGGCCTCCAACATGTCGCGTCGCTCGACCATCCAGGAGACCTCGTTTAGTCATCAGCAGCAAATCGATACGCACGCCGTCGTTACCAAGATACAAAACATGTTTCCCACTGCCGACGAGAATCACATTCGCCTGCTCCTCAAACG CTACTACAATCGCGAGGCCGTCGTCATCAGCGCCTTGCAGGTGGAGAAGCATCCGGTGACGATGCCGGGTCCATTTGTTACTCCACCGGCTCAGCGTCATCTGTTCCACAGCAATTCTGCTTTCTATATGACACCACCGGCGCGTCGCCTGGACATGGGCGCTAGCCGGGTGACAGTcacccaatcccaatcccgcACGGCCAGCCCTCTGCCCGGCGGCCGTCTCGGTAGTCTCATGAGCATGCACAGTGGCCCCTCTGcccatggacatggacatggagcCGGAACTGCGCCggctgccaccgccaccgccaccgcacTCCACGGCTCACCGCAGTGGCGCAGCTCGCCCAAGCCGCACTCGTCgcccaaaatgaaattgag ATATATGAAGAACATATTCCCGAAGGCAGACGAGATGCTGCTTTTGGATACTTTGGCCAATGCGGACAACAATGTTCAGTTTGCCTCCGAGAAACTTATCTCATTGGGCTACACGAAGCGTGAaatgcagctgccacacaGACCCAACAATCGGCCACCTCAACTGGGGCAGGATCAAGAGCAAGCCAACGATCAGGCAGTGCAGCACATTCCTCTGCGTCCCAAGGAGTACACAGCAGCAGAGAAGACAGACA TGGAAGCTTTGCTCAAGGAAAAGTATCCACAGATAGCGGAGCGCATTATTCTCATGGCTCTGGAGTCGGTGAACTATGCCGAGGATCGTGCCACGCAGATACTGCAGATTGTGCAGGACGAGGATGAGCAGCGCTCCAAGAAGCATGCCACACCCAAAAGTCTGCCACAGGAgtgcagcaacatgttgcaagtGGAGCAGGTTGACGGTGGCAACATCGCAGCGCACAG caagcCACACAAGGTGCATCGGCATTTGCCATCCATCAATCTCATCACGCCCACAACGGCCACCACACAGATCCTGCTCAGCAATTCGCCGATGCAGGAGGAGCAGGCGGATCAGCAGGCgaagccacagccacaaccaGCGTCGGCGGCGTCATCGAGTGCATCATCAAGCCATTCATATGTGTCACCACAAGCACCACAGTCACCCATCATCAGCTATGAGCCACTGACCACCAAGCGCATTCtggccaaaagcaacaacaacactaagaacaacaactttaGCATCAGTGGCTACTTGCATGgctctactactactactactagcACCTATTCCTCCTATAATGCATCAATGACGTCATCATCGCTGGCATCCGCTTCCGCTTCGGCCTCGGCCTCGGCCAGCTCCATAACGAAGGCCATCGAATGTCGTTCGCGCGCCAAAACCGGTTCACTGAA ACATCGTCCGCCGCATGCTGCTCACTTGGAGAATGCTCAAAATGCCGACTCCACTGAATTTCAATCGCTCATCGAACGCATGGCCAGCTTGGGACCCAATTCACAGCTCACCAAAGGCGCCAACGAGAATCTGCTGCT TGCTGACTATGTCACCTGGAATGGACCGAATACACCGCTGACACAAAAGCACTCGGCACAAGGAGCTGATGCCAATCTGCTGCTGGTAGCAAGTGAACGTGGCTACAAGGCAACCGGACGCAACGAGCAGCTGTGCAAGGGCGCCAAGCAGGAGTTGGCCAAGGGAAGCATCTATGCGCCCGGCAAGAGCGCCAACATAAAATGCAACTAG
- the LOC133840990 gene encoding serine/threonine-protein kinase pakG isoform X4: MSDAGGAPNSSHGGYQKLPPGWDCKYDQTTGNCYYINYLTKAMQLEDPRNGRNYKQLHNERCSTESIALQPLTQSSHHGSPFHVVYPSNNLTAVRAFQEREQRQQPALHNLSTSPLLSASSRGQLEMSSPLPFQRARLASNMSRRSTIQETSFSHQQQIDTHAVVTKIQNMFPTADENHIRLLLKRYMKNIFPKADEMLLLDTLANADNNVQFASEKLISLGYTKREMQLPHRPNNRPPQLGQDQEQANDQAVQHIPLRPKEYTAAEKTDMEALLKEKYPQIAERIILMALESVNYAEDRATQILQIVQDEDEQRSKKHATPKSLPQECSNMLQVEQVDGGNIAAHSKPHKVHRHLPSINLITPTTATTQILLSNSPMQEEQADQQAKPQPQPASAASSSASSSHSYVSPQAPQSPIISYEPLTTKRILAKSNNNTKNNNFSISGYLHGSTTTTTSTYSSYNASMTSSSLASASASASASASSITKAIECRSRAKTGSLKHRPPHAAHLENAQNADSTEFQSLIERMASLGPNSQLTKGANENLLLADYVTWNGPNTPLTQKHSAQGADANLLLVASERGYKATGRNEQLCKGAKQELAKGSIYAPGKSANIKCN; encoded by the exons ATGAGCGATGCAGGCGGCGCACCCAATAGCAGTCATGGTGGCTATCAGAAGCTGCCGCCCGGCTGGGACTGTAAATATGATCAGACAACGGGCAACTG CTATTACATAAACTATCTGACCAAGGCCATGCAGCTGGAGGATCCGCGCAACGGCCGCAACTACAAACAGTTGCACAACGAACGCTGCTCCACAGAGTCCATTGCGCTGCAG cCCTTGACGCAGAGCTCGCACCACGGTTCGCCATTCCACGTCGTCTATCCCAGCAACAATTTGACGGCCGTGCGCGCTTTCCAGGAGCGTGAGCAACGTCAGCAGCCCGCATTGCACAATCTATCCACCAGCCCACTGCTCTCCGCATCCTCGCGAGGACAACTG GAAATGTCGTCGCCACTGCCTTTCCAGCGTGCTCGTTTGGCCTCCAACATGTCGCGTCGCTCGACCATCCAGGAGACCTCGTTTAGTCATCAGCAGCAAATCGATACGCACGCCGTCGTTACCAAGATACAAAACATGTTTCCCACTGCCGACGAGAATCACATTCGCCTGCTCCTCAAACG ATATATGAAGAACATATTCCCGAAGGCAGACGAGATGCTGCTTTTGGATACTTTGGCCAATGCGGACAACAATGTTCAGTTTGCCTCCGAGAAACTTATCTCATTGGGCTACACGAAGCGTGAaatgcagctgccacacaGACCCAACAATCGGCCACCTCAACTGGGGCAGGATCAAGAGCAAGCCAACGATCAGGCAGTGCAGCACATTCCTCTGCGTCCCAAGGAGTACACAGCAGCAGAGAAGACAGACA TGGAAGCTTTGCTCAAGGAAAAGTATCCACAGATAGCGGAGCGCATTATTCTCATGGCTCTGGAGTCGGTGAACTATGCCGAGGATCGTGCCACGCAGATACTGCAGATTGTGCAGGACGAGGATGAGCAGCGCTCCAAGAAGCATGCCACACCCAAAAGTCTGCCACAGGAgtgcagcaacatgttgcaagtGGAGCAGGTTGACGGTGGCAACATCGCAGCGCACAG caagcCACACAAGGTGCATCGGCATTTGCCATCCATCAATCTCATCACGCCCACAACGGCCACCACACAGATCCTGCTCAGCAATTCGCCGATGCAGGAGGAGCAGGCGGATCAGCAGGCgaagccacagccacaaccaGCGTCGGCGGCGTCATCGAGTGCATCATCAAGCCATTCATATGTGTCACCACAAGCACCACAGTCACCCATCATCAGCTATGAGCCACTGACCACCAAGCGCATTCtggccaaaagcaacaacaacactaagaacaacaactttaGCATCAGTGGCTACTTGCATGgctctactactactactactagcACCTATTCCTCCTATAATGCATCAATGACGTCATCATCGCTGGCATCCGCTTCCGCTTCGGCCTCGGCCTCGGCCAGCTCCATAACGAAGGCCATCGAATGTCGTTCGCGCGCCAAAACCGGTTCACTGAA ACATCGTCCGCCGCATGCTGCTCACTTGGAGAATGCTCAAAATGCCGACTCCACTGAATTTCAATCGCTCATCGAACGCATGGCCAGCTTGGGACCCAATTCACAGCTCACCAAAGGCGCCAACGAGAATCTGCTGCT TGCTGACTATGTCACCTGGAATGGACCGAATACACCGCTGACACAAAAGCACTCGGCACAAGGAGCTGATGCCAATCTGCTGCTGGTAGCAAGTGAACGTGGCTACAAGGCAACCGGACGCAACGAGCAGCTGTGCAAGGGCGCCAAGCAGGAGTTGGCCAAGGGAAGCATCTATGCGCCCGGCAAGAGCGCCAACATAAAATGCAACTAG
- the LOC133840990 gene encoding uncharacterized protein LOC133840990 isoform X2 yields MSDAGGAPNSSHGGYQKLPPGWDCKYDQTTGNCYYINYLTKAMQLEDPRNGRNYKQLHNERCSTESIALQEMSSPLPFQRARLASNMSRRSTIQETSFSHQQQIDTHAVVTKIQNMFPTADENHIRLLLKRYYNREAVVISALQVEKHPVTMPGPFVTPPAQRHLFHSNSAFYMTPPARRLDMGASRVTVTQSQSRTASPLPGGRLGSLMSMHSGPSAHGHGHGAGTAPAATATATALHGSPQWRSSPKPHSSPKMKLRYMKNIFPKADEMLLLDTLANADNNVQFASEKLISLGYTKREMQLPHRPNNRPPQLGQDQEQANDQAVQHIPLRPKEYTAAEKTDMEALLKEKYPQIAERIILMALESVNYAEDRATQILQIVQDEDEQRSKKHATPKSLPQECSNMLQVEQVDGGNIAAHSKPHKVHRHLPSINLITPTTATTQILLSNSPMQEEQADQQAKPQPQPASAASSSASSSHSYVSPQAPQSPIISYEPLTTKRILAKSNNNTKNNNFSISGYLHGSTTTTTSTYSSYNASMTSSSLASASASASASASSITKAIECRSRAKTGSLKHRPPHAAHLENAQNADSTEFQSLIERMASLGPNSQLTKGANENLLLADYVTWNGPNTPLTQKHSAQGADANLLLVASERGYKATGRNEQLCKGAKQELAKGSIYAPGKSANIKCN; encoded by the exons ATGAGCGATGCAGGCGGCGCACCCAATAGCAGTCATGGTGGCTATCAGAAGCTGCCGCCCGGCTGGGACTGTAAATATGATCAGACAACGGGCAACTG CTATTACATAAACTATCTGACCAAGGCCATGCAGCTGGAGGATCCGCGCAACGGCCGCAACTACAAACAGTTGCACAACGAACGCTGCTCCACAGAGTCCATTGCGCTGCAG GAAATGTCGTCGCCACTGCCTTTCCAGCGTGCTCGTTTGGCCTCCAACATGTCGCGTCGCTCGACCATCCAGGAGACCTCGTTTAGTCATCAGCAGCAAATCGATACGCACGCCGTCGTTACCAAGATACAAAACATGTTTCCCACTGCCGACGAGAATCACATTCGCCTGCTCCTCAAACG CTACTACAATCGCGAGGCCGTCGTCATCAGCGCCTTGCAGGTGGAGAAGCATCCGGTGACGATGCCGGGTCCATTTGTTACTCCACCGGCTCAGCGTCATCTGTTCCACAGCAATTCTGCTTTCTATATGACACCACCGGCGCGTCGCCTGGACATGGGCGCTAGCCGGGTGACAGTcacccaatcccaatcccgcACGGCCAGCCCTCTGCCCGGCGGCCGTCTCGGTAGTCTCATGAGCATGCACAGTGGCCCCTCTGcccatggacatggacatggagcCGGAACTGCGCCggctgccaccgccaccgccaccgcacTCCACGGCTCACCGCAGTGGCGCAGCTCGCCCAAGCCGCACTCGTCgcccaaaatgaaattgag ATATATGAAGAACATATTCCCGAAGGCAGACGAGATGCTGCTTTTGGATACTTTGGCCAATGCGGACAACAATGTTCAGTTTGCCTCCGAGAAACTTATCTCATTGGGCTACACGAAGCGTGAaatgcagctgccacacaGACCCAACAATCGGCCACCTCAACTGGGGCAGGATCAAGAGCAAGCCAACGATCAGGCAGTGCAGCACATTCCTCTGCGTCCCAAGGAGTACACAGCAGCAGAGAAGACAGACA TGGAAGCTTTGCTCAAGGAAAAGTATCCACAGATAGCGGAGCGCATTATTCTCATGGCTCTGGAGTCGGTGAACTATGCCGAGGATCGTGCCACGCAGATACTGCAGATTGTGCAGGACGAGGATGAGCAGCGCTCCAAGAAGCATGCCACACCCAAAAGTCTGCCACAGGAgtgcagcaacatgttgcaagtGGAGCAGGTTGACGGTGGCAACATCGCAGCGCACAG caagcCACACAAGGTGCATCGGCATTTGCCATCCATCAATCTCATCACGCCCACAACGGCCACCACACAGATCCTGCTCAGCAATTCGCCGATGCAGGAGGAGCAGGCGGATCAGCAGGCgaagccacagccacaaccaGCGTCGGCGGCGTCATCGAGTGCATCATCAAGCCATTCATATGTGTCACCACAAGCACCACAGTCACCCATCATCAGCTATGAGCCACTGACCACCAAGCGCATTCtggccaaaagcaacaacaacactaagaacaacaactttaGCATCAGTGGCTACTTGCATGgctctactactactactactagcACCTATTCCTCCTATAATGCATCAATGACGTCATCATCGCTGGCATCCGCTTCCGCTTCGGCCTCGGCCTCGGCCAGCTCCATAACGAAGGCCATCGAATGTCGTTCGCGCGCCAAAACCGGTTCACTGAA ACATCGTCCGCCGCATGCTGCTCACTTGGAGAATGCTCAAAATGCCGACTCCACTGAATTTCAATCGCTCATCGAACGCATGGCCAGCTTGGGACCCAATTCACAGCTCACCAAAGGCGCCAACGAGAATCTGCTGCT TGCTGACTATGTCACCTGGAATGGACCGAATACACCGCTGACACAAAAGCACTCGGCACAAGGAGCTGATGCCAATCTGCTGCTGGTAGCAAGTGAACGTGGCTACAAGGCAACCGGACGCAACGAGCAGCTGTGCAAGGGCGCCAAGCAGGAGTTGGCCAAGGGAAGCATCTATGCGCCCGGCAAGAGCGCCAACATAAAATGCAACTAG
- the LOC133840990 gene encoding serine/threonine-protein kinase pakG isoform X3, producing the protein MSSPLPFQRARLASNMSRRSTIQETSFSHQQQIDTHAVVTKIQNMFPTADENHIRLLLKRYYNREAVVISALQVEKHPVTMPGPFVTPPAQRHLFHSNSAFYMTPPARRLDMGASRVTVTQSQSRTASPLPGGRLGSLMSMHSGPSAHGHGHGAGTAPAATATATALHGSPQWRSSPKPHSSPKMKLRYMKNIFPKADEMLLLDTLANADNNVQFASEKLISLGYTKREMQLPHRPNNRPPQLGQDQEQANDQAVQHIPLRPKEYTAAEKTDMEALLKEKYPQIAERIILMALESVNYAEDRATQILQIVQDEDEQRSKKHATPKSLPQECSNMLQVEQVDGGNIAAHSKPHKVHRHLPSINLITPTTATTQILLSNSPMQEEQADQQAKPQPQPASAASSSASSSHSYVSPQAPQSPIISYEPLTTKRILAKSNNNTKNNNFSISGYLHGSTTTTTSTYSSYNASMTSSSLASASASASASASSITKAIECRSRAKTGSLKHRPPHAAHLENAQNADSTEFQSLIERMASLGPNSQLTKGANENLLLADYVTWNGPNTPLTQKHSAQGADANLLLVASERGYKATGRNEQLCKGAKQELAKGSIYAPGKSANIKCN; encoded by the exons ATGTCGTCGCCACTGCCTTTCCAGCGTGCTCGTTTGGCCTCCAACATGTCGCGTCGCTCGACCATCCAGGAGACCTCGTTTAGTCATCAGCAGCAAATCGATACGCACGCCGTCGTTACCAAGATACAAAACATGTTTCCCACTGCCGACGAGAATCACATTCGCCTGCTCCTCAAACG CTACTACAATCGCGAGGCCGTCGTCATCAGCGCCTTGCAGGTGGAGAAGCATCCGGTGACGATGCCGGGTCCATTTGTTACTCCACCGGCTCAGCGTCATCTGTTCCACAGCAATTCTGCTTTCTATATGACACCACCGGCGCGTCGCCTGGACATGGGCGCTAGCCGGGTGACAGTcacccaatcccaatcccgcACGGCCAGCCCTCTGCCCGGCGGCCGTCTCGGTAGTCTCATGAGCATGCACAGTGGCCCCTCTGcccatggacatggacatggagcCGGAACTGCGCCggctgccaccgccaccgccaccgcacTCCACGGCTCACCGCAGTGGCGCAGCTCGCCCAAGCCGCACTCGTCgcccaaaatgaaattgag ATATATGAAGAACATATTCCCGAAGGCAGACGAGATGCTGCTTTTGGATACTTTGGCCAATGCGGACAACAATGTTCAGTTTGCCTCCGAGAAACTTATCTCATTGGGCTACACGAAGCGTGAaatgcagctgccacacaGACCCAACAATCGGCCACCTCAACTGGGGCAGGATCAAGAGCAAGCCAACGATCAGGCAGTGCAGCACATTCCTCTGCGTCCCAAGGAGTACACAGCAGCAGAGAAGACAGACA TGGAAGCTTTGCTCAAGGAAAAGTATCCACAGATAGCGGAGCGCATTATTCTCATGGCTCTGGAGTCGGTGAACTATGCCGAGGATCGTGCCACGCAGATACTGCAGATTGTGCAGGACGAGGATGAGCAGCGCTCCAAGAAGCATGCCACACCCAAAAGTCTGCCACAGGAgtgcagcaacatgttgcaagtGGAGCAGGTTGACGGTGGCAACATCGCAGCGCACAG caagcCACACAAGGTGCATCGGCATTTGCCATCCATCAATCTCATCACGCCCACAACGGCCACCACACAGATCCTGCTCAGCAATTCGCCGATGCAGGAGGAGCAGGCGGATCAGCAGGCgaagccacagccacaaccaGCGTCGGCGGCGTCATCGAGTGCATCATCAAGCCATTCATATGTGTCACCACAAGCACCACAGTCACCCATCATCAGCTATGAGCCACTGACCACCAAGCGCATTCtggccaaaagcaacaacaacactaagaacaacaactttaGCATCAGTGGCTACTTGCATGgctctactactactactactagcACCTATTCCTCCTATAATGCATCAATGACGTCATCATCGCTGGCATCCGCTTCCGCTTCGGCCTCGGCCTCGGCCAGCTCCATAACGAAGGCCATCGAATGTCGTTCGCGCGCCAAAACCGGTTCACTGAA ACATCGTCCGCCGCATGCTGCTCACTTGGAGAATGCTCAAAATGCCGACTCCACTGAATTTCAATCGCTCATCGAACGCATGGCCAGCTTGGGACCCAATTCACAGCTCACCAAAGGCGCCAACGAGAATCTGCTGCT TGCTGACTATGTCACCTGGAATGGACCGAATACACCGCTGACACAAAAGCACTCGGCACAAGGAGCTGATGCCAATCTGCTGCTGGTAGCAAGTGAACGTGGCTACAAGGCAACCGGACGCAACGAGCAGCTGTGCAAGGGCGCCAAGCAGGAGTTGGCCAAGGGAAGCATCTATGCGCCCGGCAAGAGCGCCAACATAAAATGCAACTAG
- the LOC133840990 gene encoding uncharacterized protein LOC133840990 isoform X6, whose translation MSDAGGAPNSSHGGYQKLPPGWDCKYDQTTGNCYYINYLTKAMQLEDPRNGRNYKQLHNERCSTESIALQPLTQSSHHGSPFHVVYPSNNLTAVRAFQEREQRQQPALHNLSTSPLLSASSRGQLEMSSPLPFQRARLASNMSRRSTIQETSFSHQQQIDTHAVVTKIQNMFPTADENHIRLLLKRYMKNIFPKADEMLLLDTLANADNNVQFASEKLISLGYTKREMQLPHRPNNRPPQLGQDQEQANDQAVQHIPLRPKEYTAAEKTDMEALLKEKYPQIAERIILMALESVNYAEDRATQILQIVQDEDEQRSKKHATPKSLPQECSNMLQVEQVDGGNIAAHRHRPPHAAHLENAQNADSTEFQSLIERMASLGPNSQLTKGANENLLLADYVTWNGPNTPLTQKHSAQGADANLLLVASERGYKATGRNEQLCKGAKQELAKGSIYAPGKSANIKCN comes from the exons ATGAGCGATGCAGGCGGCGCACCCAATAGCAGTCATGGTGGCTATCAGAAGCTGCCGCCCGGCTGGGACTGTAAATATGATCAGACAACGGGCAACTG CTATTACATAAACTATCTGACCAAGGCCATGCAGCTGGAGGATCCGCGCAACGGCCGCAACTACAAACAGTTGCACAACGAACGCTGCTCCACAGAGTCCATTGCGCTGCAG cCCTTGACGCAGAGCTCGCACCACGGTTCGCCATTCCACGTCGTCTATCCCAGCAACAATTTGACGGCCGTGCGCGCTTTCCAGGAGCGTGAGCAACGTCAGCAGCCCGCATTGCACAATCTATCCACCAGCCCACTGCTCTCCGCATCCTCGCGAGGACAACTG GAAATGTCGTCGCCACTGCCTTTCCAGCGTGCTCGTTTGGCCTCCAACATGTCGCGTCGCTCGACCATCCAGGAGACCTCGTTTAGTCATCAGCAGCAAATCGATACGCACGCCGTCGTTACCAAGATACAAAACATGTTTCCCACTGCCGACGAGAATCACATTCGCCTGCTCCTCAAACG ATATATGAAGAACATATTCCCGAAGGCAGACGAGATGCTGCTTTTGGATACTTTGGCCAATGCGGACAACAATGTTCAGTTTGCCTCCGAGAAACTTATCTCATTGGGCTACACGAAGCGTGAaatgcagctgccacacaGACCCAACAATCGGCCACCTCAACTGGGGCAGGATCAAGAGCAAGCCAACGATCAGGCAGTGCAGCACATTCCTCTGCGTCCCAAGGAGTACACAGCAGCAGAGAAGACAGACA TGGAAGCTTTGCTCAAGGAAAAGTATCCACAGATAGCGGAGCGCATTATTCTCATGGCTCTGGAGTCGGTGAACTATGCCGAGGATCGTGCCACGCAGATACTGCAGATTGTGCAGGACGAGGATGAGCAGCGCTCCAAGAAGCATGCCACACCCAAAAGTCTGCCACAGGAgtgcagcaacatgttgcaagtGGAGCAGGTTGACGGTGGCAACATCGCAGCGCACAG ACATCGTCCGCCGCATGCTGCTCACTTGGAGAATGCTCAAAATGCCGACTCCACTGAATTTCAATCGCTCATCGAACGCATGGCCAGCTTGGGACCCAATTCACAGCTCACCAAAGGCGCCAACGAGAATCTGCTGCT TGCTGACTATGTCACCTGGAATGGACCGAATACACCGCTGACACAAAAGCACTCGGCACAAGGAGCTGATGCCAATCTGCTGCTGGTAGCAAGTGAACGTGGCTACAAGGCAACCGGACGCAACGAGCAGCTGTGCAAGGGCGCCAAGCAGGAGTTGGCCAAGGGAAGCATCTATGCGCCCGGCAAGAGCGCCAACATAAAATGCAACTAG